From Mesomycoplasma dispar, a single genomic window includes:
- the lepB gene encoding signal peptidase I — protein sequence MFPTLQHGQKIFINRVKSPKRNDIVAFNYKEIVLIKRILGLPGDKIIVKDNEIYINDKKVATFIKSATFLFDGIVPENKFFAVGDNLENSSDSRDFGFFDLDDVIGIL from the coding sequence ATGTTTCCAACTCTTCAACACGGCCAAAAAATTTTTATTAATAGGGTAAAATCACCAAAAAGAAACGATATTGTCGCTTTTAATTACAAAGAAATAGTTTTGATTAAAAGGATTTTGGGACTACCAGGCGATAAAATAATTGTTAAAGATAATGAAATTTACATAAACGACAAAAAAGTTGCAACTTTTATCAAAAGCGCGACTTTTTTATTCGATGGAATAGTGCCTGAAAATAAATTTTTTGCTGTTGGTGATAATTTGGAAAACAGTAGCGACAGCAGGGATTTTGGATTTTTTGATCTAGATGATGTTATTGGAATTTTATAA
- a CDS encoding heavy metal translocating P-type ATPase: protein MELLIAIASHVSFIYSAISFLYKIITGEKISMEFFEVSIILFLFFNAGKYLEEKLQKKSSSNFQGILKLKNRYSYIIVDGKKEQILTNKITPGNIVFVPKGEVIPTDSTLNSDFATIDYSSINGESLPIEFVKNQEILSGSINIGEPIYLTCTKKAQDSFLMQTINRLESIFETPSKIERVSTKIVSLFTPTVLILSILAFAIWVIIGYSLGDFEKIYTGFTPPRNSHPFYVGAHIGVAVLVISCPCAFGIAAPMAIYSSSILASKNRILFANSEIYEKIITTKTIIFDKTGTLTEGKPKVVEFQGDSSFWPLIKEMAQHSKHPISLSIYNFLPEHQEKFDNFKVNEIPGQGLEHIDLDSNKYSLISHEFAKNNNFWLDNNFKFDKLGNYTVFAKNNKVIAVFLIIDQVKESAKKVVKKFQSQRINCIIASGDNPKNVENVAKILGIKQFYANLKPNDKFELVEKLKKETPIIFVGDGLNDILALKSADLSIAFESGSNLSNSIADISLFETDLVMVYKSIEIIKKTNKLVKLNFLWAILFNSLFIPLAFLGFINPVFSMSLMLFSSIFLIVNTIIFKKRHQKFLEKAI from the coding sequence ATGGAATTGCTAATAGCGATTGCAAGCCATGTTTCATTTATTTATTCTGCAATTTCATTTTTGTATAAAATAATCACCGGTGAAAAAATTAGTATGGAATTTTTTGAAGTTTCAATTATTCTGTTCTTATTTTTTAATGCTGGAAAATATCTTGAGGAAAAACTACAAAAAAAATCAAGTTCAAATTTTCAAGGAATACTAAAATTAAAAAATCGCTATTCATATATAATAGTTGATGGCAAAAAAGAACAAATTTTAACTAATAAAATTACTCCTGGCAATATTGTTTTTGTTCCAAAAGGTGAAGTTATTCCAACTGATTCAACCCTAAATTCTGATTTTGCAACTATCGATTACTCGTCAATTAACGGTGAATCTCTGCCTATTGAATTTGTTAAAAATCAAGAAATCTTGTCTGGAAGTATCAATATTGGCGAACCAATTTACCTAACTTGCACGAAAAAAGCGCAAGATTCATTTTTAATGCAAACAATTAACAGATTAGAGTCCATTTTTGAAACTCCTTCTAAAATTGAAAGAGTTTCAACTAAAATAGTTTCACTTTTTACCCCAACTGTTTTAATTTTGTCAATTTTGGCTTTTGCAATCTGAGTCATAATCGGTTATTCGCTTGGTGATTTTGAAAAAATTTATACTGGTTTTACACCACCGAGAAATTCTCATCCATTTTATGTTGGTGCTCATATAGGTGTTGCTGTTTTGGTAATTTCTTGTCCTTGTGCTTTTGGAATAGCCGCGCCAATGGCCATTTATTCTTCTTCGATTTTGGCCTCAAAAAATCGAATTTTATTTGCAAATTCAGAGATTTATGAAAAAATTATTACCACAAAAACAATAATTTTTGACAAAACCGGAACTCTAACTGAAGGAAAACCAAAAGTTGTTGAATTTCAAGGTGATTCAAGTTTTTGGCCTTTAATTAAGGAAATGGCTCAACATTCTAAACACCCAATTTCACTTTCAATTTATAATTTTTTACCAGAACATCAAGAAAAATTTGACAATTTTAAGGTTAACGAAATTCCTGGTCAAGGTTTGGAACATATTGATTTAGATTCTAATAAATATAGCCTTATTTCTCATGAGTTCGCAAAAAATAATAATTTTTGATTGGATAATAATTTCAAATTTGACAAGCTAGGTAATTACACAGTTTTTGCTAAAAATAATAAAGTTATTGCCGTTTTTTTAATAATTGATCAAGTTAAAGAAAGTGCAAAAAAAGTTGTTAAAAAATTTCAATCTCAAAGGATAAATTGCATTATTGCTTCAGGAGATAATCCAAAAAATGTTGAAAATGTAGCAAAAATATTGGGTATAAAGCAATTTTACGCAAATTTAAAACCTAATGACAAGTTTGAATTAGTAGAAAAATTAAAAAAAGAAACCCCAATTATTTTTGTAGGTGATGGCTTAAATGATATTTTGGCATTAAAATCCGCCGATCTTTCAATTGCTTTTGAAAGTGGTTCTAACCTTAGTAATTCAATTGCTGATATTTCCTTATTTGAAACAGATCTTGTTATGGTTTATAAATCAATTGAAATTATCAAAAAAACTAATAAATTAGTTAAATTAAATTTTTTGTGAGCAATTTTATTTAATTCGCTTTTCATACCTTTAGCGTTTTTAGGTTTTATAAATCCAGTTTTTTCAATGTCATTAATGTTGTTTTCATCAATTTTCCTTATTGTTAACACAATTATTTTTAAAAAAAGACATCAGAAGTTTCTCGAAAAAGCTATTTAA
- a CDS encoding transposase: MQNLDEFAKKWGQKYPSIIKSWYANFAELTTFFKYPYELRQAIYTINSIQSVNKLIKKNTKTKGGIQSVNYLSKITYLTFQNATEKWQRQVRNWHIIKN; this comes from the coding sequence ATGCAAAATCTTGATGAATTTGCGAAAAAATGAGGGCAAAAATATCCTTCAATTATCAAGTCTTGATATGCAAATTTCGCTGAATTAACGACATTTTTTAAATATCCATATGAATTAAGACAAGCAATTTATACGATAAATTCAATCCAATCAGTGAATAAATTAATTAAGAAAAATACAAAAACGAAAGGCGGAATTCAAAGTGTGAATTACCTTTCAAAAATAACTTATTTGACGTTCCAAAACGCAACCGAAAAATGACAAAGGCAGGTAAGAAATTGACACATAATTAAAAATTAG
- a CDS encoding S8 family serine peptidase, with protein sequence MLTLSPESNKTGNFTNTFANKINYDNKLSKSQEDLVGFKQKNKKIFSRQSNQKFTNFSLLKSSNVKNVLKGENVDIKIFLDLIDTNNNSLSANVEYYQTKNNEYLKQIISFFEENNIKINSSYVSKLSPIIWININSLAEKKSLELLEKLDFVLLVINNIENTTNSDSLPTYSAKSLNQEAKPKIFYDNLDHAAYYYAYLSNTKYYFTKEKEIVDYKYRGSNKYEKVGVVEPGMSGTYDESDSLKAQIPKYLVNYYNIGRADSKKTNENQNDHASLVSGIIVGKSGFAFNTDLHLANLGEVTFDSPVWMSVFEKLIIEKGVRVINHSYGFNFIDQKDVDASFKDIYGNNSLLKNSVSRYIDHLYYLDFLSRKYGVINIFAAGNEYDDRLKNNDPKKKYGYISGYANAINSIVVGSSFGTKENFYASNFSNRLLPNALKGLPKPLIVAPGENIVGLSDQKSPESGTSFSAPIVTGIVSTIIGSNPYLFNEKNIIPAIKSVLSSSAVDSKLDYQGIKNFVESTKKENEKRHTSSSIDDYLEDSSKSRYLQNYENEHKSKPNGFDTAVGAGQINFANIQKAIENLKTFSVSFENTDEYVYVSPEIKLNQGNKIKASLAWAFNAGLTKPLKKYESRLHSWYDNLVAYGSSYVADQNPGTLYGEYHPQSNFEEEYHPKYPNEWLNRKTLFEKQENKLFSDYDLKLQKKEGDNWQSIYLNSGSSWSSNVELIRYSAEESGIYRILVRKHKSYLFEESVDDNLAVSYVIQEK encoded by the coding sequence TTGCTCACACTTTCACCAGAATCTAACAAAACTGGTAATTTTACAAATACTTTTGCTAATAAAATTAATTACGACAACAAATTATCAAAATCACAAGAAGATCTTGTTGGTTTTAAGCAAAAAAATAAAAAAATATTTAGTAGACAATCTAATCAAAAATTCACAAATTTTTCATTACTAAAATCTAGTAATGTTAAAAATGTTTTAAAAGGTGAAAATGTAGATATTAAAATATTTTTAGATTTAATTGATACCAACAATAATTCCTTAAGTGCGAATGTTGAATATTATCAAACTAAAAACAATGAATATTTAAAACAAATAATTTCGTTCTTTGAAGAAAATAATATAAAAATAAATAGTAGTTATGTAAGCAAATTGTCGCCAATAATATGAATTAATATTAATTCACTGGCTGAAAAAAAATCCCTCGAATTGTTAGAAAAACTAGATTTTGTTTTATTAGTAATTAATAATATAGAAAATACGACAAACTCGGATTCACTCCCGACTTATTCTGCTAAATCTTTAAACCAAGAAGCTAAACCCAAAATATTTTACGATAACTTAGACCATGCCGCCTACTATTACGCATATTTAAGTAATACCAAATATTATTTTACAAAAGAAAAGGAAATAGTTGATTATAAGTATCGAGGATCTAATAAGTATGAAAAAGTCGGAGTAGTTGAACCAGGTATGAGCGGCACCTATGATGAAAGCGATTCCCTCAAAGCTCAAATTCCCAAATATTTGGTTAATTACTATAATATAGGTCGCGCTGATTCAAAAAAAACTAATGAAAATCAAAATGATCACGCCAGTTTGGTTTCTGGAATAATAGTAGGAAAGAGCGGATTTGCATTTAATACTGATTTGCATCTCGCAAATTTGGGCGAAGTAACGTTCGATTCCCCTGTTTGAATGTCAGTTTTTGAAAAACTAATAATTGAAAAAGGAGTTAGAGTAATAAACCATAGCTATGGATTTAATTTCATAGATCAAAAAGACGTTGATGCTAGTTTCAAAGATATTTATGGTAATAATTCTCTGTTAAAAAACTCTGTCTCTCGATATATTGATCATCTTTATTATTTGGATTTTCTATCAAGAAAATATGGTGTTATAAATATTTTTGCTGCCGGAAATGAATATGATGATAGATTAAAAAATAATGATCCTAAAAAAAAATATGGTTACATATCTGGGTATGCTAATGCAATAAATTCTATTGTTGTTGGCTCTAGTTTTGGTACAAAAGAAAATTTCTATGCAAGTAATTTTAGTAATAGATTATTACCAAATGCTCTAAAAGGCTTGCCTAAACCGCTCATAGTTGCTCCAGGCGAGAATATAGTTGGCTTATCTGATCAAAAATCACCAGAATCAGGAACTAGTTTTTCTGCGCCAATTGTAACCGGTATAGTCTCAACCATAATTGGTTCAAATCCTTATTTATTTAATGAAAAAAATATTATTCCAGCAATAAAGAGTGTGCTGTCTTCATCTGCGGTAGATAGCAAATTAGATTATCAAGGTATAAAGAATTTTGTTGAATCTACAAAAAAAGAAAATGAAAAACGACACACATCGTCTTCGATTGATGATTACCTAGAAGATTCTAGCAAAAGCCGATATTTGCAAAATTACGAAAATGAGCACAAATCTAAGCCGAATGGTTTTGATACAGCAGTTGGGGCGGGACAAATTAATTTCGCTAATATACAAAAAGCAATAGAAAATTTAAAAACTTTTTCTGTATCATTTGAAAACACTGATGAATATGTTTATGTATCACCAGAAATAAAATTAAATCAAGGAAACAAAATAAAAGCTTCACTTGCTTGAGCTTTTAACGCAGGATTAACAAAACCCCTAAAAAAATATGAATCTCGTCTTCATTCGTGGTACGATAATTTAGTTGCATATGGTTCATCATATGTTGCTGATCAAAACCCAGGAACACTATATGGTGAATATCATCCACAATCAAATTTTGAAGAAGAATATCATCCTAAATATCCTAATGAGTGGTTAAATAGAAAAACACTTTTTGAAAAACAGGAAAATAAATTATTTAGCGATTATGATTTAAAATTGCAAAAAAAGGAGGGGGACAATTGGCAAAGCATCTATTTAAATTCTGGTTCTTCATGATCTTCGAATGTTGAGTTAATAAGATATTCAGCAGAAGAATCAGGGATATACCGAATCTTGGTAAGGAAACATAAGTCTTATCTTTTTGAAGAATCGGTAGATGATAATTTGGCGGTTTCATATGTTATACAAGAAAAATAA